Genomic segment of Aliarcobacter trophiarum LMG 25534:
AATTTTTACTTCTTCTTCTTCAATATTATCTTTTGATTGTAGAGTAAAAATATCCATTTTTTTGTCAAGATAGTTTGTTGTAAAGTTTCCATCTTTAAAATCTTGGTCTCTTACAATTTCTCTATGAAGAGGGATGTTTGTAGGGAAACCTTCAATATAAAACTCATCTAAAGCTCTCTTCGCTTTTTTTACACAACCTTCCCAATCTATTGCCCAAACAATTAGTTTTCCAACCATTGAATCATAGTTTGGTGGAACTTTATATCCTGTATAAAGAGCAGTATCAAGTCTTACTCCAGGACCTCCTGGTGTAAGGTATTTATCAACAGTTCCAACAGACGGCATAAATCCTTTTAGTGGGTTTTCTGCATTTATTCTAAACTCTATTGAGTAACCTCTAAAGTTAATCTCTTCTTGTAAGAAGATCATTCTACTTCCCTCAGCAATTTGAATCATTCTTTGAATAATATCAATTCCTGTAATAGTCTCAGTTACAGGATGCTCAACTTGAACTCTTGTATTCATCTCTATAAAATAGATATTGTCATCTGGATCTAGTAAAAACTCAACTGTTCCAACACTTTCATATCCTAATTTGAACATAGCTTTTGTTGCAATTCTATATAGCTCTTTTCTTGCTTCATTGTTTAGTAGTGGAGATGGAGCAATTTCAATAACTTTTTGGTGTCTTCTTTGAATAGAACAATCTCTTTCACCTAAATGTAAAACATTTCCATATTTATCTGCGATAATTTGAA
This window contains:
- a CDS encoding acetyl-CoA carboxylase biotin carboxylase subunit is translated as MKKINKVLIANRGEIALRIIRACKELEIKSVAVFSEVDIEGLWVRKADECYPIMGDVVQAYLDYEKIISIAKKSDCDAIHPGYGFLSENADFARACEENGIIFIGPKPEHIELFGDKMASKVAMKKVGVPVLEGTDEPITDIEEGARIAKEIGFPVIIKAAFGGGGRGMRIVREEKDFKELFESASNEAKKYFGRGEAFIEKYVENPRHIEIQIIADKYGNVLHLGERDCSIQRRHQKVIEIAPSPLLNNEARKELYRIATKAMFKLGYESVGTVEFLLDPDDNIYFIEMNTRVQVEHPVTETITGIDIIQRMIQIAEGSRMIFLQEEINFRGYSIEFRINAENPLKGFMPSVGTVDKYLTPGGPGVRLDTALYTGYKVPPNYDSMVGKLIVWAIDWEGCVKKAKRALDEFYIEGFPTNIPLHREIVRDQDFKDGNFTTNYLDKKMDIFTLQSKDNIEEEEVKIENLKKLISTINSKNISTRH